A window from Cryptomeria japonica chromosome 1, Sugi_1.0, whole genome shotgun sequence encodes these proteins:
- the LOC131063218 gene encoding pheophorbide a oxygenase, chloroplastic isoform X2, translated as MSALNLVFCGINILKPKLGSHGNKQKGWKSCSPGCRFPKRGKGKARISRGGVVSATIAPSLKPDLTENFDKGSQYLEGIEEHTDKFTWKDHWYPVSLVEDLDPKIPTPFQLLGREIVLWQDTQGNWRAFDDKCPHRLAPLSEGRVDENGWLQCSYHGWSFKEDGSCGRIPQAASEGPEAQALRSPRACAVSFPTLVSQGLLFVWPDEKGWERSSKTKPPMLPEAFSDPRFSTVTIQRDLFYGYDTLMENVSDPSHIDFAHHKLVPRWHEHWTSNKVYDGDMIVLQGQEKSFLANASQDGCDVNKEYTKLTFTPTQADRFVLAFRNWLRLHGNGQPEWLVPITSGQPPPSTILSKQQMLDRYEQHTLKCSSCKNAFETFQLLQKFLLGATVVFAATAGIPSELQFRIILASAAFVSAGLAYILKELEQNFKFIDYVHAKID; from the exons ATGTCCGCACTCAACTTAGTTTTTTGTGGAATCAACATATTAAAGCCTAAACTAGGCAGCCATGGAAATAAGCAGAAAGGGTGGAAAAGTTGTTCGCCAGGCTGCCGGTTTCCAAAGAGGGGAAAGGGAAAGGCAAGGATCAGTCGGGGTGGAGTTGTTTCTGCGACTATAGCTCCGTCTTTAAAACCCGATTTAACTGAAAATTTTGATAAAGGATCGCAATACTTGGAGGGAATTGAAGAGCACACGGATAAATTTACGTGGAAAGATCACTGGTATCCAGTGTCTCTAGTAGAAGATCTGGACCCTAAAATTCCCACGCCTTTTCAGCTTTTAGGTCGTGAGATCGTTCTGTGGCAGGACACACAGGGAAATTGGAGAGCTTTTGACGATAAGTGCCCCCACAGATTGGCTCCTCTTTCG GAAGGTAGAGTGGATGAGAATGGATGGCTGCAATGCTCCTACCATGGATGGTCTTTTAAGGAGGATGGATCATGTGGTCGAATTCCACAGGCTGCATCTGAAGGACCAGAGGCTCAAGCGTTGAGGTCCCCTCGAGCTTGTGCAGTTAGCTTTCCTACACTTGTTTCTCAGGGCTTACTGTTTGTATGGCCTGACGAAAAAGGCTGGGAAAGGTCCTCCAAGACTAAGCCTCCTAT GTTGCCAGAGGCATTTAGTGATCCTCGATTTTCCACAGTAACAATTCAAAGAGATTTGTTCTATGGTTACGATACACTAATGGAAAATGTTTCAGATCCTTCTCATATAGATTTTGCGCATCATAAG CTGGTGCCAAGGTGGCATGAACATTGGACATCGAATAAGGTCTACGATGGAGATATGATTGTGCTTCAAGGACAGGAGAAATCATTTTTAGCAAATGCTAGTCAGGATGGTTGTGATGTCAACAAAGAGTATACAAAGCTTACTTTCACGCCAACACAGGCTGACCGGTTTGTGTTGGCATTCCGCAATTGGCTGCGGCTTCATGGCAATGGACAACCAGAGTGGCTTGTACCAATCACTTCAGGACAGCCTCCACCTTCAACTATATTGTCTAAACAACAG ATGCTTGACAGGTATGAACAGCATACACTTAAATGCTCATCTTGTAAAAATGCATTTGAAACTTTCCAACTTCTGCAAAAGTTTCTCCTTGGTGCGACTGTAGTCTTTGCAGCAACTGCTGGCATTCCATCCGAGTTACAATTCCGGATTATACTGGCTAGTGCAGCATTTGTATCTGCCGGGTTAGCTTACATTCTCAAGGAGCTTGAGCAAAATTTTAAATTTATCGATTACGTGCATGCGAAGATTGATTAA
- the LOC131063218 gene encoding pheophorbide a oxygenase, chloroplastic isoform X1, which produces MSALNLVFCGINILKPKLGSHGNKQKGWKSCSPGCRFPKRGKGKARISRGGVVSATIAPSLKPDLTENFDKGSQYLEGIEEHTDKFTWKDHWYPVSLVEDLDPKIPTPFQLLGREIVLWQDTQGNWRAFDDKCPHRLAPLSEGRVDENGWLQCSYHGWSFKEDGSCGRIPQAASEGPEAQALRSPRACAVSFPTLVSQGLLFVWPDEKGWERSSKTKPPMLPEAFSDPRFSTVTIQRDLFYGYDTLMENVSDPSHIDFAHHKVTGKRDRAKSLSFKVESSGPWGFSGSNSETPKITGFFIAPCYYVNKIEVPVKLPLLGEQTWEIWICSFNIPIAPGKTRSIVCSARNFFRFTMPGPAWWQLVPRWHEHWTSNKVYDGDMIVLQGQEKSFLANASQDGCDVNKEYTKLTFTPTQADRFVLAFRNWLRLHGNGQPEWLVPITSGQPPPSTILSKQQMLDRYEQHTLKCSSCKNAFETFQLLQKFLLGATVVFAATAGIPSELQFRIILASAAFVSAGLAYILKELEQNFKFIDYVHAKID; this is translated from the exons ATGTCCGCACTCAACTTAGTTTTTTGTGGAATCAACATATTAAAGCCTAAACTAGGCAGCCATGGAAATAAGCAGAAAGGGTGGAAAAGTTGTTCGCCAGGCTGCCGGTTTCCAAAGAGGGGAAAGGGAAAGGCAAGGATCAGTCGGGGTGGAGTTGTTTCTGCGACTATAGCTCCGTCTTTAAAACCCGATTTAACTGAAAATTTTGATAAAGGATCGCAATACTTGGAGGGAATTGAAGAGCACACGGATAAATTTACGTGGAAAGATCACTGGTATCCAGTGTCTCTAGTAGAAGATCTGGACCCTAAAATTCCCACGCCTTTTCAGCTTTTAGGTCGTGAGATCGTTCTGTGGCAGGACACACAGGGAAATTGGAGAGCTTTTGACGATAAGTGCCCCCACAGATTGGCTCCTCTTTCG GAAGGTAGAGTGGATGAGAATGGATGGCTGCAATGCTCCTACCATGGATGGTCTTTTAAGGAGGATGGATCATGTGGTCGAATTCCACAGGCTGCATCTGAAGGACCAGAGGCTCAAGCGTTGAGGTCCCCTCGAGCTTGTGCAGTTAGCTTTCCTACACTTGTTTCTCAGGGCTTACTGTTTGTATGGCCTGACGAAAAAGGCTGGGAAAGGTCCTCCAAGACTAAGCCTCCTAT GTTGCCAGAGGCATTTAGTGATCCTCGATTTTCCACAGTAACAATTCAAAGAGATTTGTTCTATGGTTACGATACACTAATGGAAAATGTTTCAGATCCTTCTCATATAGATTTTGCGCATCATAAG GTTACTGGTAAGAGGGACAGAGCAAAGTCGCTGTCTTTCAAGGTTGAATCCAGTGGGCCATGGGGATTTAGTGGTTCGAATTCAGAGACTCCTAAGATAACCGGTTTTTTTATTGCTCCTTGCTATTATGTAAATAA GATAGAGGTGCCTGTCAAACTTCCATTGTTGGGGGAACAAACATGGGAGATTTGGATTTGTTCTTTCAATATCCCAATTGCACCTGGTAAAACACGTTCAATAGTTTGCAGTGCACGTAACTTCTTTCGGTTTACAATGCCAGGACCTGCATGGTGGCAG CTGGTGCCAAGGTGGCATGAACATTGGACATCGAATAAGGTCTACGATGGAGATATGATTGTGCTTCAAGGACAGGAGAAATCATTTTTAGCAAATGCTAGTCAGGATGGTTGTGATGTCAACAAAGAGTATACAAAGCTTACTTTCACGCCAACACAGGCTGACCGGTTTGTGTTGGCATTCCGCAATTGGCTGCGGCTTCATGGCAATGGACAACCAGAGTGGCTTGTACCAATCACTTCAGGACAGCCTCCACCTTCAACTATATTGTCTAAACAACAG ATGCTTGACAGGTATGAACAGCATACACTTAAATGCTCATCTTGTAAAAATGCATTTGAAACTTTCCAACTTCTGCAAAAGTTTCTCCTTGGTGCGACTGTAGTCTTTGCAGCAACTGCTGGCATTCCATCCGAGTTACAATTCCGGATTATACTGGCTAGTGCAGCATTTGTATCTGCCGGGTTAGCTTACATTCTCAAGGAGCTTGAGCAAAATTTTAAATTTATCGATTACGTGCATGCGAAGATTGATTAA